Genomic DNA from Methanosarcina sp. MTP4:
ACCTCAAAAACAAAAAACAGAAACAAAAACAGGTGATCAGGTGACACCAAACCCAAAAGACTCGAAATTTGTTCCAGGAATATCAAGCTCTTTTTTATGCATAGGTTTTACTATAAAATCTATGCATTTTTCCTGAATTCCCACCTTCTCTTTAGCTATTTTTGACTTCTTCATCATCTTATACATAGCTTTAAATAAAATCTATGCATAAAACAATATAAAAAAATATTATATGATGCGGAGATCTCATGGAAAACAAGAAGTACCCTAAATCAGGCTTCAAGAAGGACCCTCAGGCCCTCCACAGGTACGTTAACAATATTCGGATATTAACCCCTCAGGAATGGGACCAGCTTAAAGACGTGATCCCAAAAGAGCATCATGTAACGAATTTTAAGATCCTGACAATAACCGGGCTGCGATATATCGAATTTTTGAGGTTATACGATCATCCGGAGTGGTACAACCGGAAAGAAAACCTTATCCATCTGCCCGAGGAGGCCCAGAAGAAGGGGAAACGGACCATGAAGGAAAGGACTATAACACCCTTGCCTTCCATGTTTGAGGATACTTTCAAGGCTTTCACCCAGGGACCCAAACCACCGCAGGAAGCAACCTGGAATAAGAACCTTCAGAGATGGATCCAGAAGGTCGGGATAGGCCCTTACGGAGTGAGTGCGAAGACAACAAGGAAAACTATTGAATCATGGATGTATGCCGCCCAGGTTCCGACTATGGATATCTGCGAAAGGCAAGGGCACGATAGCTTAACCTCCATGCGTCATTACCGCCGCAACACATTCAGTGCCCGGGAAAAAGGAGAGATTGAAGCAAAGTTGCAGGAATGGGGAATCCTGAGGCAAAAAAGAGGGATTTGAGTAGGGAAGTCTCGGATTAAATAAGTACTTTTATGGATAAAAGTAAACCAGATTCATAATAAAGGCGGTGGGCAAGACACGATTTATGAAACTGGTACATAAATAAATTGCCTTTACTACTAAATAAAGTTATGCAGTGTGAGAAAGAACGCTCTTTCAGATCAGGAAAACAGGGGTCTTCGTCTCATTTTAGAGGAGACGAAAATATAATGCCAGCCTCCTTCTACTATTACTTTTTTACTTCCTTTCACAACCCTTCTTTTTCATTCTCTGAATCCTCGACAGCCCACAAATAGGCCTTTCCCACAACCATCCTTTTAACCTTCCCCTGCTCGTACAGTTTATTTAGCCTCACCCGAACAATTCTTGACCCGCAACCTAATTGCTTCGCGATCATCGACGTGGTTTTCCACTCTTCCGATAGCGTCCCAAGTATTTTCTTGTAGGTAAATATACGAATCCATTTTCCCTTGGCATTTTTCGGTCTGTCTTTCATAATAACCCTCTCCTCTTCTGGATGCAGTAGGGTTCCTGTAAGGGAATTTTTCCGGATCAATTTCGAGATGTTCAAAGCTGGTCTAGAATTCGATTTAGAAAAGCGACCCTCTTCATGTTTCCTCTTCCTTCCTCTCCTGACCCGGTTTTAGCCTCCAGAGAAAGAAACTCCCGTAATCGCCTTTTTCGATTTTCCCTGCCTTCTGAAGCGACTTGAGGACCTTTATAACCCCATGGCTGCAAAACCCTGTTTTCCTGGCGATATCGCTGGTGGAAGCCCATTCAGTCGTGACGTGGGAAAGGACCAGCTCGGGCGTGATCTGTGCCATCCATCTCCCGTTCTTATCACGGGGTATCGTGGGTTTTGTTTCTTCTGGTATTTCTGGCATAATCTAATTTCCTTGATTGGCACGGTTTCAGGATAGTGCCGTTATTTTTTAGTACGTGTTATCAGCTTCAGTTTCCTGCCTGATAATGTCAGGGATTGTAGAGGAAAACGCATGCAAGCCGCATGAAACAGGGAGGAGGTGTTTGCAGCACAGCTTCCTACAGGGGGACTCAGACCCCCCCGTGTTCGAGAGCTTTGAACCTGCGCCCCCCTTTTTCTCCATCCCTTCTGCTTCCTTTTATTTTTCCTTACATCTATGTCCCGAAGCCTTTGAAAGCCTCAATCCCGTCAAGGGTTGCCTGCCTCGGCTCTGCTGCCTCTGCCTTTCCTTCCCCTGGCTCCTCTTCGTCTGGCTCTTCCTCTTCTACCTCCTCTCCGTAGAGAGGTTCCGTTACAGTCAAAACATGCCCCTGATCTTCGATTACCCTCTTGAGCCATGAGTTAAGGAAGGAATTGAGTTCTGTTTTTAGTTTCGGATAGAACTTCCCCGGCTCAGGATACACTTCCTGAAAGATCCCGAGATAGTCATTCTGAAAAGTCAAAGCTTCCGCCATTTTCATTTCAGGCACGATGCGGACGATCATATCCGGATCTGCCATGACATCCCCGTTTTGAATGCCGTTGTGGGCAATCGATATTTTGTCGTCATCGATCCAATCCACATGCAGCGGCATGAATCCGCTTGCTTCGAATTTCATGTACGAATAGAGGATTCTGCCCTCTGCGTTTATGATCCCGAGCTTCAGCAGCCTCTCGAAGATCATTTCATATACTGAACGTCTGCGGGTTTTCCCGAATGTTCCTTTGGTCATTTGATTCCACACTCCCATTACTTTTCCCATTTTTTTCTATAATCTTCTATTCGCAGGGGGAGGATATAAGCTTTTGCCTATTACCAGATCGGCATAAGAAAAGCTATAAAAACGATATGTACCGCTTTGTTATTAGGATGAATACAGACTAAAGGACGGATACAGAAAGGGGTTTTCAGAGTATCCAGAAGGCTTCTAAAGGGGGAGAAAAAGCCCTGTTAAACCAGCCAAAACCTATGTTCTTTATCTTATTTTCAAATGGCTCTCTGAGAGGCTCTATAATCGAGTTTCAGGGCTTGGAGGATGGAACATAAGCGACTTCCAAAGAAAATTCAACAGTGGGGCTCTCGGGAAGCTGATTATTCAGTTATTCGGTTTTCTTCTCGTTTCTCCGGATTTATTCTTCAAAAGAAT
This window encodes:
- a CDS encoding DUF1249 domain-containing protein, whose amino-acid sequence is MTKGTFGKTRRRSVYEMIFERLLKLGIINAEGRILYSYMKFEASGFMPLHVDWIDDDKISIAHNGIQNGDVMADPDMIVRIVPEMKMAEALTFQNDYLGIFQEVYPEPGKFYPKLKTELNSFLNSWLKRVIEDQGHVLTVTEPLYGEEVEEEEPDEEEPGEGKAEAAEPRQATLDGIEAFKGFGT
- a CDS encoding site-specific integrase, whose amino-acid sequence is MENKKYPKSGFKKDPQALHRYVNNIRILTPQEWDQLKDVIPKEHHVTNFKILTITGLRYIEFLRLYDHPEWYNRKENLIHLPEEAQKKGKRTMKERTITPLPSMFEDTFKAFTQGPKPPQEATWNKNLQRWIQKVGIGPYGVSAKTTRKTIESWMYAAQVPTMDICERQGHDSLTSMRHYRRNTFSAREKGEIEAKLQEWGILRQKRGI